The genomic region TCGCCGATGTCGTTGACCGCAACCTGCGGCGTGGTGGCGGTGGTCTCGGTGCTGCTCGTCATGTGGGAAAGGGCTCCGGTACGGACATTGAAGTCGTAGGTACTGCTACGCCGGGAGCCCGTATCGCCTCTGCAGACGCCGGACAGCCCAGGAAGCGCCGATCCGGTGTTCCGTGTTCGTTGCCGAACACGTCGGTGGCGCCTCGATAACCGAGGGGACATGCAACAGATGCAAGCGCAGCCTGCTAGGTCTGAGGAGCGCAGGCTCGCAGCGCAACTTGTAGCATACGGGGACGGCCGGACACGGTCAATGCGCGAAGGCGCACACCCGGGGCGGAACGCCCCATTCCCGGCACAACTTCGGCCGCACGGGGCCGGATCGGCCCCGGACACCGTTCCACCAGCGACGCATCCCGTTGGTCCCGACGATACAGACAGGCACGATGAGCGAAGAGTACGAGCCCGAGGCGACACGTCGTGACGCCGGGGACACCGAGAGCAGCCGTGCCAACCGTGGCTGGTGGGACCGGAACGCCGACGAGTACCAGACGGAGCACGGCTCGTTCCTCGGCGACGACCGTTTCGTCTGGGGGCCCGAGGGCCTCGACGAGGTCGAGGCCGAGCTGCTGGGCCCCGCCGAGGAGCTGAAGGGGCTCGACGTCCTGGAGATCGGTGCGGGCGCCGCGCAGTGTTCGCGCTGGCTGGCCGCGCAGGGCGCGCACCCGGTGGCACTCGACGTCTCGCACCGCCAGCTCCAGCACGCGCTGCGGATCGCCGAGCACAACCCCGGCGGCGCGAGCGTGCCGCTGGTCGCGGCCGACGCGTCGGTCCTCCCCTTCCGCGACGGCTCCTTCGACCTGGCCTGTTCCGCGTACGGCGCGGTCCCCTTCGTCGCGGACCCGGTGAAGGTCTTCCGCGAGGTGCGGCGGGTGCTGCGGCCCGGCGGGCGCTGGATCTTCTCCGTCACGCACCCGATCCGCTGGGCGTTCCCCGACGAGCCGGGGCCCGAGGGCCTGACCGTCGCCGCCTCCTACTTCGACCGCACTCCGTACGTCGAGGAGGACGAGAAGGGCGACGCGGTGTACGTCGAGCACCACCGCACCGTCGGCGACCGGGTGCGGGACGTGGTGGCGGGCGGCTTCCGGCTGGTCGACCTGGTCGAGCCGGAGTGGCCGGCCTGGAACACCTCGGAGTGGGGCGGCTGGTCCCCGCTGCGCGGCAAGCTGATCCCGGGGTCCGCGATCTTCGTCTGCGTACGGGACTGAGCCCGCGGCGTGACGGACCGTCCCGGCGGCGTACGGGACTGAGCCCGCGGCGTACGGGACCGCCCCCGCGGCGTACGAGACTGGGCGGGTGATCCGTACCGGCGCGCTCGACGTGCTCCCCGTCCGTACCGCCGTGCCCGCCCTGGAGCGGGCACTCGACGCGCACGGGACCGCCGTGCTCTGCGCGCCGCCCGGCACCGGCAAGACCACCCTCGTCCCCCTGGTGCTCGCCGGTCTCGTCGGGGACGGAGCCGGGCGCGGTCCGGTGCGGAAGGTGGTCGTCGCGGAACCCCGGCGCATCGCCGCACGCGCGGCGGCCCGCCGGATGGCCTGGCTGCTCGGCGAGTCCGTCGGCGGCCGGGTGGGATTCACCGTGCGCGGGGAGCGGGTGGCGGGCCCCGGCACGGTGGTGGAGGTCGTCACGACCGGTGTCCTGCTGCAGCGCCTCCAGCGCGACCAGGAGCTGGCCGGGGTCGATGTGGTGATGCTCGACGAGTGCCACGAACGCCATCTCGACGCGGACACCGTCGCCGCCTTCCTGCTGGACGTACGGGCGGCGCTCCGGCCCGAGCTGCGGCTGGTCGCCGCCTCCGCGACGACGGACGCGCAGGGGTGGGCGCGGCTGCTCGGGGACGCGCCGGTGGTGGAGGCC from Streptomyces sp. NBC_01267 harbors:
- a CDS encoding class I SAM-dependent methyltransferase, translated to MSEEYEPEATRRDAGDTESSRANRGWWDRNADEYQTEHGSFLGDDRFVWGPEGLDEVEAELLGPAEELKGLDVLEIGAGAAQCSRWLAAQGAHPVALDVSHRQLQHALRIAEHNPGGASVPLVAADASVLPFRDGSFDLACSAYGAVPFVADPVKVFREVRRVLRPGGRWIFSVTHPIRWAFPDEPGPEGLTVAASYFDRTPYVEEDEKGDAVYVEHHRTVGDRVRDVVAGGFRLVDLVEPEWPAWNTSEWGGWSPLRGKLIPGSAIFVCVRD